The DNA window TACGAGTATGTTCAGAAAAAATTTGCCGAAAAAATCACTTTAGACGAGGTTTCAAGTGCTAGTAATATGACAAGTATTTCGTTCAATCGCTTTATCAAAAAACGCACGGGCAAAACTTTTGTCAATTATATCAATGATATTAGAATCGGTTATGCCGCGAGATGGTTGCTAGAAAAAGATATGAGTGTAGCTGAGATTGCCTACAAGTCTGGTTTTCCGAACATCGCCAATTTTAATAGAAGTTTCAAAGCTATAAAAAATCGTACCCCAACACAATATCGCGAAGATTTTTCGGGTCTCAAACGCATTCTGTAAATGAACTTATAAATCAGGTTTCCTCTGGTTTTTATTTTTTGTCAAGTTTTGATGTTATTTTGACAATAAAGTATTATTGTTATCTGTGAATTTTATTTAACATTGTATGATGTGCAATTCCAAACTTTGTAACTATTTTGTCAATGAAAAATTCTCCAGAAAAACTATTTTCACTTATTGTTTTTTTTAGTTTTTACTTCTCAGGGTTTACACAATCGTCCTCAAATAGAGCGATTCGGGAACACATCTCCATCGATAAAAATTGGCTATTTGCCTTTGGTCATCCATTTGATGCTTCCAAAGATTTCAATACGGGAACTGGCTATTTTTCTTATTTGGCGAAAATTGCCTACGGAGACGGAGCAGCTGCCGCAGATTTTGACGATCGTTCTTGGCGAAAACTCGATTTGCCTCACGATTGGGCAGTCGAACAAGGATTTAGCGAAAAAGCAAGTTACAGTCACGGTTTCAAAAACATTGGAAGAGCCTTTCCTGAGACTAGTATCGGTTGGTACCGAAAAAATATAAGCATTCCTGAAGGCGATTTGGGATGCAGAATCCACATCGCTTTTGATGGGGTTTTTCGCAATTCGATAGTTTGGTTCAACGGACATTATTTGGGAATAAATCCATCGGGTTATTTGGGTTTCGAATACGATGTTACTGACTATGTCAACTATGGTGGCGAAAATACCATCGCCGTTCGAGTAGATGCGATGATGGAAGAAGGTTGGTTTTACGAAGGCGCCGGAATTTACCGCCACGTTTGGTTGAACAAAACCAATCCGTTGCACGTTCCCGCTGACGGAACTTTTGTAAGCACAACAAAATTAAATAGTAACAATGCTGCACTCGCTTCAAAAGTTTCCGTTATCAATGAAGGAACAAAGACTCAAAATTTCAAAATTGTTCAAACCGTTTTCGATAATACCGGAAAATCAATCGCCACGGCAACTATCGATAATTTGAGTTTGCGACCAATGGAAACCAAAGAATTCGAAGCAAATTTATCCGTTGCCAATCCCACACTTTGGTCGGTTGACAATCCTTATTTGCACAAAATGGTGACCAATATTTATACAGGAACGGAATTAACAGACACGCAAACCACCACTTTCGGAATCCGAACTTTGCGTTTTGATGCCGACGAAGGATTCTTTTTGAACGGAAAACATCTCAAAATAAAAGGAACCAATAATCACCAAGACCACGCAGGAGTGGGAGCGGCAATCCCCGATGGTTTGCAGGATTTTCGGATTGCCACCTTAAAATCATTTGGTTCCAATGCGTATCGATGTTCGCACAATCCGCCAACTCCAGAGTTATTGGACGCTTGCGACAGATTGGGAATGCTAGTCATAGACGAAACCCGATTAATGGGAATTACAAGTACGCAATTGGGCGAATTAAAACGGATGATGCTCCGCGACAGAAACCATCCGTCTATTATAAGTTGGTCTATCGCCAACGAAGAATGGGGTGTTGAAGGGAATATCATAGGGGCACGAATGGCCAGAACAATGCAGGATTTTGCCAAAACCATCGACAGCACCAGAGGAATTACAGCAGGAATTAGCGGCAATTGGGATAACGGAATCGCCACGGCCGTTGACATTGTGGGCTACAATTACATCAAACACGGCGGCAAGGAAACTACCGACAAACACCATCGAGAATTTCCAAATTTGGCCAGTTGGGGAACTGAAGAAGGCTCCACTTTTGCCACACGCGGAATCTATTTTGAGGACAACCAAAAACAATACAAACCCGCTTACGATTTGCCTCAAAGCAAAGATTGGTATAGCATCGAACAAGGTTGGAAACATTATGATTCTCGCAATTATCTCGCAGGAATGTACATTTGGACAGGTTTTGATTATCGCGGCGAACCCACTCCTTACGTTTGGCCAGCAACAGGTTCTTATTTCGGAATGCTCGATCAATGTGGTTTTTACAAAGACGATGCTTGGTACCTAAAATCGTGGTGGGGAACCGAACCCGTTTTGCATCTTTTACCTCATTGGAACTGGAAAGGAAAAGAAGGACAACCCATCGATGTTTGGGCGTACAGCAATTGCGATGAGGTCGAACTTTTTCTAAACAAGAAAAGTCTGGGCAAAAAAACGATGGAAAAAAATGGCCACTTGGAATGGAAAGTCAATTACCAACCTGGAACTTTAGAAGCGATTGGTTATAAAAACGGCAAGAAATTCCTAACCGAAACCGTAAAAACAACTTCCGATGCCGTTGCTCTTGGTTTGAATTCTAATGTAAAAACGATCCAAGCGAATGCTACCGATATCGCAATGATTACAGTCGATACCAAAGATAAATCGGCTTTATTGGTTCCTACTTCCGAAAATGAAGTGGCCTTCACGATTTCGGGTCCAGGGAAAATAATTGGCGTTGGAAACGGGAAACCCACCTCTGTCGAATCCGACCAATTTATAGAAAACAACACGGTTATCAACATTTCGAACCTGAAAGAAAAAATCATTAATTCCATTTCAGAAACGGCTGAAACAGTAGATAATCTCGATGTTTCGAATTGGGACAATGCTTTTAAAGAAGCTCGTGACACCCTTTTCGGAAAGAAAGCCAAAGCCGTAGTCTATCGCACTGATTTTGATTTACCGGAAAATTTCAAGGAAGCCAAAATCAATTTGTTTTACAATAGCATCGGTCAGTCACAATCGATTTATATCAACGGAAAACCAATTGCAACCGCGATTCCAGAAAACAAAAAAGGCGACAGTTTCGTATTGGACAAAACCAATCTTCGAGCGGGGAAAAACACAATGGCGATTGTTGCTGTTCCATTAATTTACAAATACAAATGGGGAACCGTCAACACCAATCCGGGAACAATCCAAATCCTCACACCGGCTCCAACTTGGAAACGCAGGCTCTTTAGCGGTTTGGCACAAGTCATCGTGCAATCGACAGGGGAAGTGGGCGAAATTTTATTGACAGCCACAGCAAATGGATTAAAGAAAGCGGAAATAAAAATACCATCAATTAAATAAAAACATAAAATGAAAAAACTACTTCTCAGCTTGATTATAAGCACAATTGCAATTCAAGCGTTCGCCCAAGGAAATAGCTACAAACAAGGAACTGGCAAATTCGAAGGGCTTGCTATGACACCACCAATGGGTTGGAATTCTTGGAACACCTTTGCCACAAATATCGACGAAAAATTAGTCAAAGAAACCGCCGATATTATGGTGTCTTCAGGAATGGCGGCGGCGGGCTACAATTATATTGTACTCGATGACGGTTGGATGGCCAAAGAGCGCGATGAAAATGGCAATCTAGTTGCCGACCCAATCAAATTTCCAAACGGAATGAAAGTCCTTATCGATTATGTGCATTCCAAAGGTTTGAAATTTGGTTTGTACAATTGTGCCGGAACACGCACTTGCGCCGGTTATCCAGGAACGCGAGGTTTCGAGTACCAAGATGCACGTTTTTATGCCAATTTAGGTATCGATTTTCTGAAATACGATTGGTGTAATACAGCCGGAATAAATGCTCCAGAAGCATATGCCACTATGAGCAACGCCTTGAAAACAGCAGGAAGACCTATCGTTTTTAGCTTATGCGAATGGGGAGATAACAATCCTTGGGATTGGGCAAAACCTATCGGAAATCTGTGGAGAATTTCGGGAGATATTTACCCTTGTTTTGATTGCGAATTCAAGCATCCTGAGAATTGGTCGTCTTGGGGATTTATGAAAATTGTCGAAATGCGAAAAGACATCCGGAAATTTTCGGGTCCAGACCATTGGAACGATTTCGATATGATGGAAGTGGGTAACGAAATGACTGGCATCGAAGACCGATCTCATTTTGCGATGTGGTGTATGATGGCATCGCCTTTAATCGCTGGAAATGATTTCCGAAAAATGAAACCAGAAACATTGGCGATTTTGACCAACAAGAATTTAATTGCCATAAATCAAGATAAACTAGGAATTCAAGGATTCAAATTAACGGTTGAAGATGGAGTAGAAGTTTGGGTAAAACCGTTGTCCGATGGGGCTTGGGCATTAACTTTCTTAAATCGAACCGAACTGGCTAAAAAAATCAATTTCGATTGGAAGAAAAATTCAATCAAAGACGTTGATTTTGGTTACGAAGCCGATTTTAACAAAACCATTTTCAAAATCAAAGATCTTTGGAAGAACAAAGAAGTCGGAACCACCAAAAAGAATTTCACTGCTGATATCGTTCCTCACGACGTAATTACTTTGAAATTAATTCCTTAAAACTAAAAGAGATGAACTTCAAATCTAAAACTATAGTGCTTTTTCTCGCATTCAGTTGTAGTGTGGCAAATGCACAATTCGTCAAAAATCATGGCCAACTTAGCGTGAAAGGCACACAATTAGTAGATAAAAATCAAAACCCAATTGTATTAAGAGGAGTGAGTTTTGGTTGGCACAATTGGTGGGGTAAATTTTATAATAAAGAGGTCGTTCAAACGCTTCATAAAGATTGGAATGCCACGGTATTGAGAGCAGCGATGGGCGTAGATGCAGATGAAAATTGTTATCTTCAGAATCCAAAGACTTCAAAAATAAGGATCGAAACGGTCATAAATGCCGCAATAAAGCAAGATATTTACGTCATTATTGATTTTCACAGCCATAATATTCATCTCAAAGAGGCTAAAGTTTTCTTTGACGAAATGTCAAAAAAATATGGACAATACCCAAACATTATTTACGAAGTTTTTAATGAACCGGACAACGAATCTTGGGAAGAAGTCAAAGCTTATTCGCAAGAAGTGGTTCAGGTGATTCGCACCAATGATTCTAAAAACATTATTCTTGTGGGCTGCCCGAGTTGGGATCAAGACCTTCAGTTGCCCGCCAAAGACCCAATTTTAGGTTTCGATAATTTAATGTACACTATGCATTTTTATGCAGGTACTCACGGAAAATGGTTGCGAGATCGAACGGACGATGCTTTAAAAAGCGGCTTGCCAATTTTTGTATCTGAATCGGCAGGAATGGAAGCTTCGGGCGACGGTCCTTTGAATTTATTAGCTAGGCAAGAATACATCGATTGGATGGAAGAAAGGAAAATTAGTTGGATCACTTGGTCGGTTTCCAGCAAAGTCGAAACTTGTTCGTTTCTTAAACCAAATGCAAATTCAAATGGAAAATGGAAAGATACTGATCTGCAGGAATCAGGTTTGAAAACACGGGAATACTTACGAAAATACAATCCGAAACAATAATAAAAGGAAAAATATATCGCCATAATTTTATAATCTTTGTGGTTTGTGGATTTATTTAAAAAACTGTAAATGAAAAACAGAGTTATTGGAATTATGGGAGCCATGCCCGAAGAAATTGAAGGTGTTGTGGCTTTGCTATCGAATTGTACCCAAACTACAATAGGAAAGCGAACTTATTTTTCGGGGCAAATCAACGAAATAGAAACGGTGGTGGTTTTTTCGCGTTGGGGCAAAGTGGCCGCTGCTACTACTGTCACCACTTTGATTCACAAATTTAACATTACCGAATTATTGTTTACAGGTGTAGCAGGAGCCATCAATGCCGAGTTGAAAATAGGTGACATTGTTTTGGGCAAAAGGTTGATCCAACACGATATGGATGCAAGGCCTTTGATGCCAAGATTTGAAATTCCGTTACTCTCTAAAACTTATTTGGAAACTGATGTATCTTATTTATCCATAGCGTCAAATGCTATAAAAGCGCTATTAGAAACCAAAAGTTTGCATACGGTTATTGGAGAACAGGATTTGATAGAATTCAATATTTCGCAACCCAGATTATTCGTTGGAGATATTGCCAGTGGTGACCAATTTTTCTCAAAAAATGAGCAAAAACAGCATCTTATTTCCCAACTGCCCAATATACTTTGTGTAGAAATGGAAGGAGCCGCAGTAGCGCAGGTTTGTTATGAATATAAAATTCCATTCAGTATTATTCGAACCATTTCAGATGTGGCCGACGACCATGCGCACCTTGATTTCCCCTCTTTTATTAAGAAAATTTCGAGTACTTATGCTGCTCAGATTATAAAAAACATCTTTAGTGCGATTTGAAATGGTTCGAATTTTTGTGGTGTATTAGCTAGGATTTACTTCAAAACGTGCGTTGCCAAAACCAAATGAACGTCATACACATTGACAGACTTGTTGAATTGTTTTACAATACTGGGCTGTGTTTCGCTGGAAACCCAAATTTTAAGTTCCGCCTCCAAGTCGAAAGTGCCAGCAGTTTCGATACTAAATCTAGAGATACTTTTATAAGTGATGGATTTGTATTCAATTTTGCTACCTGTTAATCCTTGTTTTTCAACCAAAATCAATCGTTTAGTTGTAAAAATGAAAACATCACGAATGAGTTTGAAACCCAGCTCAATTTCTTCACCTTCGATGAGTAATTTTCCGTAGTCTTTCAATAAACTTTCTTGGCTTACTGCTCCTGCATTGCCTATTAAGGCTGATAAAAATCCCATAATTTTATGTTTTTTATAAAGTGGTTTACTATAATTGTCGCCGTAAAATTACTATAAATAGTCGTCGAATAGTCGAAATTGCAAGCTAATTTTTGCTGAAATTTTAAGGGCGTCGATTTGATAAGATTAGCTTTGTTTCAATAGCTTTAATAAGTATCTAATACTAATTTATGGTCCTCTTTTTTGGCTTTTTGCTAATAAATTGTATAAACTATTGAGAAATATTGTTTTGTTGGTTTTGCCTTTCAATTTTTGCCAAATCTATAGTTATTTTTAATGACGTTTTTATAAATTGCGACTTGGAAATAAATGAAAATAGGTATGTCAGCAAGAGATGGTGAAACGAATGCAGAAAAAGCAAGATTAAAATTAAGAACCGATAATAAAGGATGGAAAAAATGGGGGCCTTATCTAACAGACCGGCAATGGGGAACCGTAAGAGAAGATTATTCGCAAAGTGGTTACGCTTGGGGAAGCTCAACGCACGATATGGCGCGATCGAAAGCCTATCGTTGGGGTGAAGAGGGTATTGGTGGAATTTCGGATAATAAACAGCACATTTGTTTGGCTTTTTCGTTTTGGAATCATAAAGATCGGATTCTGAAAGAACGCTATTTTGGGCTAACACCAGCCGAATCGAATCACGGAGAAGATGTTAAAGAAATTTATTATTATCTGGACGCAACTCCAACGCATTCTTACCAAAAGATGCTTTACAAGTATCCGCACGCGGCTTTTCCCTATGAAAAAATCATTACTGAAAGTCAGAGACGCTCTCGTCTTGAACC is part of the Flavobacterium nackdongense genome and encodes:
- a CDS encoding 5'-methylthioadenosine/adenosylhomocysteine nucleosidase encodes the protein MKNRVIGIMGAMPEEIEGVVALLSNCTQTTIGKRTYFSGQINEIETVVVFSRWGKVAAATTVTTLIHKFNITELLFTGVAGAINAELKIGDIVLGKRLIQHDMDARPLMPRFEIPLLSKTYLETDVSYLSIASNAIKALLETKSLHTVIGEQDLIEFNISQPRLFVGDIASGDQFFSKNEQKQHLISQLPNILCVEMEGAAVAQVCYEYKIPFSIIRTISDVADDHAHLDFPSFIKKISSTYAAQIIKNIFSAI
- a CDS encoding PH domain-containing protein — protein: MGFLSALIGNAGAVSQESLLKDYGKLLIEGEEIELGFKLIRDVFIFTTKRLILVEKQGLTGSKIEYKSITYKSISRFSIETAGTFDLEAELKIWVSSETQPSIVKQFNKSVNVYDVHLVLATHVLK
- a CDS encoding glycoside hydrolase family 27 protein, with the translated sequence MKKLLLSLIISTIAIQAFAQGNSYKQGTGKFEGLAMTPPMGWNSWNTFATNIDEKLVKETADIMVSSGMAAAGYNYIVLDDGWMAKERDENGNLVADPIKFPNGMKVLIDYVHSKGLKFGLYNCAGTRTCAGYPGTRGFEYQDARFYANLGIDFLKYDWCNTAGINAPEAYATMSNALKTAGRPIVFSLCEWGDNNPWDWAKPIGNLWRISGDIYPCFDCEFKHPENWSSWGFMKIVEMRKDIRKFSGPDHWNDFDMMEVGNEMTGIEDRSHFAMWCMMASPLIAGNDFRKMKPETLAILTNKNLIAINQDKLGIQGFKLTVEDGVEVWVKPLSDGAWALTFLNRTELAKKINFDWKKNSIKDVDFGYEADFNKTIFKIKDLWKNKEVGTTKKNFTADIVPHDVITLKLIP
- a CDS encoding glycoside hydrolase family 5 protein — its product is MNFKSKTIVLFLAFSCSVANAQFVKNHGQLSVKGTQLVDKNQNPIVLRGVSFGWHNWWGKFYNKEVVQTLHKDWNATVLRAAMGVDADENCYLQNPKTSKIRIETVINAAIKQDIYVIIDFHSHNIHLKEAKVFFDEMSKKYGQYPNIIYEVFNEPDNESWEEVKAYSQEVVQVIRTNDSKNIILVGCPSWDQDLQLPAKDPILGFDNLMYTMHFYAGTHGKWLRDRTDDALKSGLPIFVSESAGMEASGDGPLNLLARQEYIDWMEERKISWITWSVSSKVETCSFLKPNANSNGKWKDTDLQESGLKTREYLRKYNPKQ
- the galA gene encoding beta-galactosidase GalA yields the protein MKNSPEKLFSLIVFFSFYFSGFTQSSSNRAIREHISIDKNWLFAFGHPFDASKDFNTGTGYFSYLAKIAYGDGAAAADFDDRSWRKLDLPHDWAVEQGFSEKASYSHGFKNIGRAFPETSIGWYRKNISIPEGDLGCRIHIAFDGVFRNSIVWFNGHYLGINPSGYLGFEYDVTDYVNYGGENTIAVRVDAMMEEGWFYEGAGIYRHVWLNKTNPLHVPADGTFVSTTKLNSNNAALASKVSVINEGTKTQNFKIVQTVFDNTGKSIATATIDNLSLRPMETKEFEANLSVANPTLWSVDNPYLHKMVTNIYTGTELTDTQTTTFGIRTLRFDADEGFFLNGKHLKIKGTNNHQDHAGVGAAIPDGLQDFRIATLKSFGSNAYRCSHNPPTPELLDACDRLGMLVIDETRLMGITSTQLGELKRMMLRDRNHPSIISWSIANEEWGVEGNIIGARMARTMQDFAKTIDSTRGITAGISGNWDNGIATAVDIVGYNYIKHGGKETTDKHHREFPNLASWGTEEGSTFATRGIYFEDNQKQYKPAYDLPQSKDWYSIEQGWKHYDSRNYLAGMYIWTGFDYRGEPTPYVWPATGSYFGMLDQCGFYKDDAWYLKSWWGTEPVLHLLPHWNWKGKEGQPIDVWAYSNCDEVELFLNKKSLGKKTMEKNGHLEWKVNYQPGTLEAIGYKNGKKFLTETVKTTSDAVALGLNSNVKTIQANATDIAMITVDTKDKSALLVPTSENEVAFTISGPGKIIGVGNGKPTSVESDQFIENNTVINISNLKEKIINSISETAETVDNLDVSNWDNAFKEARDTLFGKKAKAVVYRTDFDLPENFKEAKINLFYNSIGQSQSIYINGKPIATAIPENKKGDSFVLDKTNLRAGKNTMAIVAVPLIYKYKWGTVNTNPGTIQILTPAPTWKRRLFSGLAQVIVQSTGEVGEILLTATANGLKKAEIKIPSIK